Proteins encoded in a region of the Deefgea piscis genome:
- the rsmA gene encoding 16S rRNA (adenine(1518)-N(6)/adenine(1519)-N(6))-dimethyltransferase RsmA: MAHIPRKRFGQNFLQDQGVIAGIINAVDPQADDVVVEIGPGLAALTAPLLARVPQLNVVEIDRDIVSHLSSIYPPERLVIHNADALNFDFGALAREIAPGKRIKLVGNLPYNISTPLLFHLASFSDIIYDMHFMLQKEVVERMVAEPSTTDYGRLSIMLQYRYLMDHIIDVPPESFDPPPKVDSAVVRMVPYDVLPYPAKNEDHLRKLVLASFSQRRKTLRNNLKGIANDQVLADLGIDPSCRPENVSVAQYVALSNALAN; the protein is encoded by the coding sequence ATGGCACATATTCCCCGTAAACGCTTTGGACAAAACTTTTTGCAAGACCAAGGCGTCATTGCTGGCATCATCAACGCAGTTGACCCACAAGCTGACGACGTCGTCGTCGAAATCGGTCCCGGCCTTGCTGCGCTAACCGCACCGCTACTGGCCCGCGTTCCGCAACTGAATGTCGTCGAAATCGACCGTGATATTGTCAGCCATTTATCGAGCATTTATCCTCCTGAGCGTTTAGTCATTCACAATGCCGACGCACTCAATTTTGATTTTGGCGCGCTGGCGCGTGAAATCGCCCCTGGCAAACGGATTAAATTAGTCGGTAACCTACCGTATAATATTTCAACCCCATTGCTGTTTCATCTGGCGAGCTTTAGCGACATCATTTACGACATGCACTTTATGTTGCAAAAAGAAGTCGTTGAACGCATGGTCGCCGAACCGAGCACCACCGATTACGGCCGTCTTTCCATCATGCTGCAATATCGCTACCTGATGGATCATATTATTGACGTACCACCAGAATCCTTTGATCCACCGCCGAAAGTCGATTCGGCCGTGGTACGGATGGTGCCTTATGACGTGCTGCCTTATCCGGCTAAAAATGAAGATCACCTGCGTAAACTGGTGTTAGCTTCATTTTCACAACGCCGCAAAACACTGCGCAATAATTTAAAAGGCATTGCCAACGATCAAGTACTGGCTGATTTGGGTATTGACCCGAGCTGCCGCCCTGAGAATGTGAGCGTTGCCCAGTATGTGGCATTGAGCAATGCCTTGGCCAACTAG
- a CDS encoding amino acid ABC transporter permease translates to MNYHWDWGVFFKPTGIGSEIYLDWFITGLGWTIALALTSWIIALFIGTIVGVARTLPNKIISNLAAGYVALFRNVPLLIQLFIWYFMVPDYLPENLEIWFKQDINPATSAFISTVICLGLFTAARVAEQIRTGIEALPQGQTNAALALGLRLPQLYKDVLLPQAFRIIIPPITSEFLNVFKNSSVASLIGLMELLAQTKQTAEFTANLFEAFTLATLIYFTLNMSLMLLMRKLEKRVQVPGLIALGGK, encoded by the coding sequence ATGAATTATCATTGGGACTGGGGTGTGTTTTTTAAACCCACCGGTATCGGCAGTGAAATTTATTTAGACTGGTTTATTACCGGTTTAGGCTGGACTATTGCACTGGCCCTCACCAGCTGGATTATTGCTTTATTCATTGGCACAATCGTTGGTGTTGCTCGTACGTTACCGAATAAAATCATTTCAAATTTAGCTGCAGGTTATGTTGCTTTATTTAGAAATGTACCACTCTTAATTCAATTGTTTATTTGGTACTTTATGGTGCCTGATTATCTACCTGAAAACTTAGAGATTTGGTTTAAGCAAGACATTAATCCAGCGACCAGCGCATTTATTAGTACAGTTATCTGTCTAGGTTTATTTACTGCTGCTCGAGTTGCCGAACAAATTCGCACAGGGATTGAGGCTCTGCCGCAGGGTCAAACAAATGCCGCTTTAGCGCTAGGTTTACGTTTGCCACAACTGTATAAAGATGTTTTATTGCCGCAAGCTTTTCGTATCATCATTCCACCGATCACCAGTGAGTTTTTAAACGTATTTAAAAACTCATCCGTTGCATCATTGATCGGCTTGATGGAATTGTTAGCGCAAACTAAACAAACCGCTGAATTCACAGCTAATTTATTCGAAGCATTTACACTGGCAACTTTGATTTATTTCACACTCAATATGAGTCTGATGTTGTTGATGCGTAAACTAGAAAAACGGGTACAAGTACCTGGCCTGATTGCTTTAGGAGGAAAATAA
- a CDS encoding amino acid ABC transporter ATP-binding protein: MIRFNNVNKWYGRDHHVLKNLNLEVRQGEVVVVCGPSGSGKSTLIRTINQLEAINDGEIWVDGIQANSTKTNINKLREEVGFVFQHFNLYPHLSVLENITLAPINVKKVPAAQANQQALELLERVGLLNKKDAYPSNLSGGQQQRVAIARGLAMNPRVMLFDEPTSALDPEMIGEVLGVMKQLAESGMTMMVVTHEMGFAREVADRVIFLDHGEIVEDTMPENFFTNPQTDRAKQFLRQILTPMDQ; encoded by the coding sequence ATGATTCGCTTTAATAATGTCAACAAATGGTATGGTCGCGACCACCATGTCTTAAAAAACCTCAACCTTGAAGTTAGGCAAGGTGAGGTGGTTGTGGTCTGTGGCCCCTCTGGCTCGGGGAAATCCACCCTCATTCGGACGATTAATCAACTTGAAGCGATTAATGATGGTGAAATTTGGGTTGATGGCATTCAAGCCAATAGCACCAAAACCAATATCAATAAACTGCGTGAAGAAGTCGGCTTTGTGTTTCAGCACTTCAATCTTTATCCGCATTTATCGGTATTAGAAAACATCACCTTAGCGCCAATTAACGTCAAGAAAGTCCCTGCAGCACAAGCTAACCAGCAGGCTTTGGAATTACTTGAACGTGTTGGGCTATTAAACAAGAAAGACGCTTATCCAAGCAATCTGTCAGGCGGTCAACAGCAGCGTGTAGCGATTGCCCGTGGTTTGGCGATGAACCCACGCGTAATGCTATTTGATGAGCCCACCAGCGCACTCGACCCTGAAATGATTGGTGAAGTGCTGGGTGTGATGAAGCAGCTGGCAGAATCGGGCATGACCATGATGGTGGTTACTCACGAAATGGGCTTTGCACGCGAAGTCGCCGATCGAGTCATTTTCCTCGATCATGGTGAAATTGTTGAAGACACCATGCCAGAAAACTTTTTTACCAACCCACAAACCGACCGCGCCAAACAATTCTTACGCCAAATCTTGACCCCCATGGATCAATAA
- a CDS encoding peptidylprolyl isomerase — protein MKTMTLLRTATLTLALFSSAAMAEIITADRVIAIVNRNAITQVELNQKINAIRKNLEQQKVQLPPEQVLQEQVLERMILDQLQTQYAQQLGIRVDDNQLEMAINRIAAQNQMSLPVFRQKLEETGMSWRGFRDQIRQEMLLARLKDREIDSKVVVTDSEIDDYIKLAANKVQMEYNLAQIFIPLPENAAPDQIQARRLRIQAAKKELESGAAFASVAASYSADQNANKGGSLGWRPAGSLPPAFTSLLDQLKPGGITDVVRSPAGFHLFKLLDKRSQQEQVVVDQSHVRHILIRSNEITSTTDAQQKLRQIRSRIEHGEKFEDLAKAFSDDASAPKGGDLGWLNPGETVPEFEAVMNSLKVGEVSQPVQTPFGFHLIRVDERRKQDVTLERARFKLRNELKQRKAEEQYEDWLRQLRDRAHVELRLKDE, from the coding sequence ATGAAGACTATGACTTTGCTGCGTACCGCAACGCTAACTTTAGCGCTCTTTAGTAGTGCGGCAATGGCCGAAATTATTACTGCCGATCGCGTGATTGCAATTGTGAATCGCAATGCGATTACGCAGGTGGAATTGAATCAAAAAATCAACGCGATTCGCAAAAACCTCGAACAGCAAAAAGTTCAATTGCCGCCTGAGCAAGTATTGCAAGAACAAGTACTGGAACGGATGATTTTAGATCAGCTGCAGACCCAATACGCTCAGCAGCTCGGCATTCGCGTTGATGACAATCAGCTAGAAATGGCCATCAACCGGATTGCGGCACAAAATCAGATGAGCCTGCCGGTGTTTCGCCAAAAATTGGAAGAAACTGGCATGTCATGGCGTGGATTTCGCGATCAAATTCGCCAAGAAATGCTACTGGCTCGCTTAAAAGATCGCGAAATTGATAGCAAAGTAGTGGTCACTGATTCAGAAATTGATGACTACATCAAGCTAGCGGCCAATAAAGTCCAAATGGAATATAACTTGGCCCAGATTTTTATTCCATTACCTGAAAATGCCGCGCCCGACCAAATTCAAGCGCGTCGTTTACGCATTCAAGCGGCCAAAAAAGAGCTGGAAAGCGGCGCCGCATTTGCCAGCGTCGCTGCTAGCTACTCCGCCGATCAAAACGCCAATAAAGGGGGCTCATTAGGTTGGCGTCCTGCTGGCTCTTTGCCACCGGCATTCACTAGCTTGCTCGACCAACTCAAACCGGGTGGGATTACGGATGTGGTGCGTAGCCCAGCTGGGTTTCATTTATTCAAACTACTGGACAAGCGTAGCCAACAAGAACAAGTTGTGGTCGATCAAAGCCATGTACGGCATATTTTGATTCGCAGCAATGAAATCACCTCGACCACCGATGCACAGCAAAAATTACGCCAAATTCGCAGTCGTATTGAGCATGGCGAAAAGTTTGAAGACCTCGCCAAAGCGTTTTCCGATGATGCCAGCGCGCCCAAAGGCGGTGATTTAGGCTGGCTCAATCCGGGTGAAACAGTACCTGAATTTGAAGCCGTAATGAATTCACTCAAAGTGGGCGAAGTGAGTCAACCGGTACAAACGCCGTTTGGTTTCCACTTGATTCGCGTTGATGAGCGCCGTAAACAAGACGTGACTTTAGAGCGTGCGCGTTTCAAATTACGCAATGAATTAAAACAACGCAAAGCCGAAGAACAATACGAAGATTGGCTGCGCCAATTGCGTGATCGCGCCCACGTTGAATTGCGTCTAAAGGACGAGTAA
- a CDS encoding amino acid ABC transporter permease, translating to MDFSNILPALPSMMDGLWLTLKLTVLSIIGGVIIGTLLALARLSKYKFLAMAAGFYVNYFRSIPLLLVITWFYFMVPFIIGWVTGTNRPVGALTSCLIAFMLFEAAYFCEIVRAGIQSISKGQINAAYALGLNYRQAMQLIVLPQAFRKMMPLLMQQSIILFQDTSLVYAVGLMDFLNTARSRGDIVGQPHEFLLFAGLIYFIISFGASSYVAYLKKRTTV from the coding sequence ATGGATTTCTCCAATATCTTACCTGCACTACCGAGCATGATGGATGGGCTGTGGTTAACACTTAAACTCACCGTGCTTTCTATTATTGGCGGGGTCATCATCGGGACTTTACTCGCCTTAGCACGCCTGTCTAAATATAAATTTTTAGCCATGGCCGCAGGGTTTTATGTTAATTATTTCCGCTCTATTCCATTGCTATTGGTCATCACTTGGTTTTACTTTATGGTGCCCTTTATCATTGGCTGGGTCACCGGAACGAATCGCCCAGTTGGTGCTCTCACTTCATGTTTAATTGCATTTATGCTATTTGAAGCGGCTTATTTTTGTGAAATTGTTCGAGCAGGGATTCAATCGATTTCGAAAGGCCAAATTAATGCTGCATATGCACTGGGTCTCAATTACCGCCAAGCAATGCAACTGATCGTTTTGCCGCAAGCGTTTAGAAAAATGATGCCGCTATTAATGCAGCAATCCATTATTTTATTCCAAGACACCTCATTGGTTTACGCCGTTGGCTTAATGGACTTTTTAAATACCGCTCGTTCTCGTGGCGATATTGTCGGCCAACCGCATGAATTTTTATTATTTGCTGGTTTAATTTATTTTATTATTAGCTTTGGTGCGTCAAGCTATGTGGCGTACCTCAAAAAGAGGACAACCGTATGA
- a CDS encoding LPS-assembly protein LptD: MRVRNSPPYTIKIVAFSLAILPVLSHAAASSPAAEPPLFIEADQASVQEGKYSEARGNVIVNRDGMVVNADWVKYELEADQVHAGDKVKVTQKGDTLEGDSLNMTVQTRLGEMDNPIYHMAEGQVRGDGVKVLFGGKDKYTIQKGRMTTCRDGQDDWYLHAREIDLDYTSNYGQAWHGWAEFKGVPFFYYPFVDFPLNGDRKSGLLLPTLGYSNTNGLQYSQPYYFNLAPNYDATITPSYFGERGVMLGGEFRYLQPEYAGTLRAAGINDKSTDTQRYGVYFQHNQLLSDRLSLSINYQKVSDSDYFIDFSDTLAGASQVNLPQEALLNYNGDFWSTYLRVQRYQTLQTETNPVEDPYWRMPQWYFTASPQIGYGLETKISGEVTRFVNQSLVQGDRAWINPSISLPMSNSYGFITPRLSVHANTYRTESATGQDMGNQSFVVPIASLDTGLFFEREGSLFGSDIVQTLEPRAFYVYAPYKSQSDVPNYDSAVAALSWSQLFSENKFTGNDRINDANNLTLAISSRIFDDATGVERFYAGVGQQFYFTSPRVTLSGPDNTDEQKSSNMFLMMGSQLPNNVNVNYLLQQDLHTKSTINSELNVSWTPSEYKTLNLRYVHNKSSNIEQADISGQWPLGNGWYAVGRYNYSLNDRKALETIAGVEYNAGCWALRFAAQSYVTTNSTYKTNYFAILELGGLAGLGMNPISLLKQSIPGYADTYRSPKLR, encoded by the coding sequence ATGCGGGTGCGTAATTCTCCTCCCTATACCATCAAGATCGTAGCGTTCTCATTGGCCATTTTACCGGTACTGAGCCATGCTGCGGCATCCAGCCCTGCCGCCGAGCCGCCCTTATTCATTGAAGCAGATCAAGCCAGCGTCCAAGAAGGAAAATATTCAGAAGCGCGCGGCAATGTCATCGTCAATCGCGATGGCATGGTGGTCAACGCCGACTGGGTAAAGTACGAACTCGAGGCCGATCAAGTTCATGCTGGCGATAAAGTCAAAGTTACGCAAAAAGGCGATACGCTTGAGGGTGACTCGCTGAATATGACGGTGCAGACTCGCTTGGGTGAAATGGACAATCCGATTTACCACATGGCCGAAGGCCAAGTGCGTGGTGACGGTGTCAAAGTTTTATTTGGCGGCAAAGACAAGTACACCATCCAAAAGGGTCGTATGACCACTTGCCGCGATGGGCAAGACGATTGGTATTTACACGCCAGAGAAATTGATCTCGATTACACCAGTAATTATGGCCAAGCTTGGCATGGCTGGGCCGAATTTAAAGGCGTACCGTTTTTTTACTACCCTTTTGTAGATTTCCCACTCAATGGTGATCGCAAAAGTGGCCTCTTATTACCCACGCTAGGCTATAGCAATACCAATGGCTTGCAATACAGCCAACCGTATTACTTTAATCTTGCCCCCAATTACGATGCGACGATTACGCCAAGCTATTTTGGTGAGCGTGGCGTCATGCTCGGTGGTGAATTTCGCTACCTGCAACCCGAATACGCCGGCACCCTACGTGCGGCGGGAATTAACGACAAATCGACTGACACACAGCGGTATGGCGTTTACTTCCAACACAATCAACTGCTGAGCGATCGCTTGTCGTTAAGTATTAATTATCAAAAAGTATCCGACTCAGATTACTTTATTGATTTTTCTGACACGCTAGCGGGTGCCTCGCAAGTTAACTTGCCGCAAGAAGCATTGCTCAATTACAACGGTGATTTTTGGTCCACGTATTTACGCGTGCAACGCTATCAAACACTACAAACCGAAACCAACCCAGTTGAAGATCCATACTGGCGCATGCCACAGTGGTATTTTACCGCGAGCCCACAAATTGGTTATGGTTTAGAAACCAAAATCAGCGGTGAAGTCACGCGCTTTGTGAATCAATCCTTGGTACAGGGCGATCGCGCGTGGATTAACCCTAGCATTAGCCTACCAATGAGTAATAGCTACGGCTTTATTACCCCACGTTTAAGCGTACACGCCAATACCTACCGCACCGAAAGCGCAACAGGCCAAGACATGGGCAATCAATCCTTTGTCGTACCGATTGCCAGTCTGGATACCGGACTCTTTTTCGAGCGCGAAGGCAGTTTGTTTGGCTCAGACATTGTGCAAACCTTAGAGCCACGCGCTTTTTATGTGTATGCCCCGTATAAATCACAAAGCGATGTTCCCAATTACGACTCAGCCGTTGCGGCATTGTCGTGGTCACAGCTGTTTAGTGAAAATAAGTTCACCGGTAATGACCGAATTAATGACGCCAACAATCTGACTTTGGCTATTAGTAGTCGTATTTTTGACGATGCCACTGGGGTTGAGCGCTTTTACGCCGGTGTCGGTCAACAGTTTTATTTCACCTCGCCGCGAGTGACATTGTCCGGCCCAGATAATACCGATGAGCAAAAAAGCTCAAATATGTTTTTGATGATGGGCAGCCAGTTACCCAACAATGTCAATGTGAACTACTTATTACAGCAAGACTTACACACCAAGAGCACCATCAATTCGGAGTTGAACGTCAGCTGGACACCGAGCGAATATAAAACCCTTAACCTACGCTACGTGCATAATAAATCGTCCAATATCGAACAAGCCGACATCTCGGGGCAATGGCCACTGGGCAATGGCTGGTATGCCGTGGGTCGTTACAACTATTCACTGAATGATCGCAAAGCACTAGAGACGATTGCTGGCGTTGAATATAATGCCGGCTGTTGGGCGCTGCGTTTTGCTGCGCAAAGCTATGTCACTACCAATAGCACGTACAAAACCAATTACTTTGCAATCTTAGAATTAGGCGGTTTGGCCGGATTGGGGATGAATCCGATTAGCTTATTAAAGCAATCCATTCCTGGTTACGCCGACACTTATCGCTCTCCAAAACTTCGTTAA
- a CDS encoding aminoglycoside phosphotransferase family protein, which produces MNRSEQLSNWLQQVRAATPQSIVLAAADASVRQYWRVSYADGSVVVMDFDPAVFDCAPFLARQQQLAGAGIAVPQVFEQDLQLGFVVLEDLGDVTLASVLSETSAKEWYLRAIKLLVEMQANTSDDDLPLFDAAFVQRELDICREWYFGQQFGVTLAGKELATWERACALIVQQIIQQPTLFMHRDFHSRNILVQNDALRLIDFQDAVKGPIAYDLVSLLRDAYVEWGETFVLDLTIRYWEQARAAGLAVHDDFGDFYLAFEMAGLQRHLKILGLFARLKYRDNKPQYQADIPRVFHYVRQVCLRYSELTPLGRLLVNLNGEKIESGFTF; this is translated from the coding sequence ATGAATCGCAGTGAACAGCTCTCCAATTGGTTGCAACAAGTGCGCGCTGCAACGCCGCAAAGCATCGTTTTAGCTGCTGCTGACGCCAGTGTGCGGCAATATTGGCGTGTGAGTTACGCCGATGGCTCGGTGGTGGTGATGGATTTTGATCCAGCCGTTTTTGATTGCGCGCCTTTTTTGGCGCGCCAGCAACAATTGGCCGGAGCCGGCATTGCCGTACCGCAAGTTTTTGAACAAGACTTGCAATTGGGTTTTGTCGTTTTGGAAGATTTAGGCGATGTGACTTTGGCCAGTGTTCTCAGCGAGACTAGCGCAAAAGAGTGGTATCTGCGTGCAATCAAATTGCTGGTTGAGATGCAGGCCAATACCTCTGATGATGATTTGCCGCTGTTTGATGCTGCTTTTGTTCAGCGTGAACTGGATATTTGCCGCGAGTGGTATTTTGGTCAGCAATTTGGCGTTACGTTGGCGGGTAAAGAATTGGCCACTTGGGAGCGCGCTTGCGCTTTGATTGTGCAGCAAATCATTCAACAGCCAACGCTGTTTATGCATCGCGATTTTCATTCCAGAAATATCTTGGTGCAAAACGATGCCTTGCGCTTGATTGATTTTCAAGATGCGGTCAAAGGGCCGATTGCTTACGATTTGGTGTCATTACTGCGTGATGCTTATGTCGAATGGGGTGAAACCTTTGTGCTGGATTTAACCATTCGTTATTGGGAACAAGCCCGCGCAGCCGGTTTAGCGGTGCATGACGATTTTGGTGACTTTTACTTGGCATTTGAAATGGCCGGTTTGCAGCGCCATTTAAAAATCTTGGGTTTATTTGCTCGTTTAAAATACCGCGATAATAAACCGCAATATCAAGCCGATATTCCCCGCGTATTTCATTATGTGCGCCAAGTTTGCTTGCGTTATAGCGAATTAACGCCATTAGGGCGTTTATTGGTGAACTTAAATGGCGAAAAAATCGAGTCTGGTTTTACTTTTTAA
- the murU gene encoding N-acetylmuramate alpha-1-phosphate uridylyltransferase MurU, with protein sequence MKAMILAAGRGERMRPLTDVTPKPLLEVGGQPLIAWHLARLAAAGIHDVVINHAWLGEQIEAVLGDGSQWGVRIQYSAESTALETAAGIARALPLLGDAPFLVVNGDVLTDVDFVALSQTAAQLNPQTHWAHLMLVPKAGYPTGRDLSLRAGLVVPCQSDDQPLTFCGVAAYHPQFFADVPSDQAMPLLPCLLTAMAAGRVSGECHHGQWLDVGTVERLALARAQYAAKL encoded by the coding sequence ATGAAAGCAATGATTTTAGCGGCTGGCCGTGGTGAGCGGATGCGGCCTTTAACCGATGTGACGCCCAAGCCGTTACTTGAAGTGGGTGGTCAGCCGTTGATTGCTTGGCATTTAGCGCGCTTAGCGGCGGCTGGAATTCACGACGTGGTGATTAATCACGCTTGGCTCGGTGAGCAAATAGAAGCCGTGCTCGGTGATGGCTCGCAGTGGGGTGTGCGGATTCAATATTCAGCGGAAAGCACGGCGCTGGAAACCGCGGCCGGTATTGCCCGGGCGCTGCCATTATTGGGAGACGCACCATTTCTCGTGGTGAATGGCGATGTGCTGACCGACGTTGATTTTGTGGCTTTAAGCCAAACTGCGGCACAATTAAATCCGCAAACGCATTGGGCGCATTTGATGTTGGTGCCCAAGGCGGGCTATCCAACGGGGCGCGATCTGAGTTTGCGCGCAGGCTTGGTGGTGCCGTGCCAGAGCGACGATCAACCGCTGACTTTTTGCGGCGTTGCGGCTTACCACCCGCAATTTTTTGCCGATGTGCCTTCTGATCAGGCAATGCCTTTATTGCCTTGTTTATTGACCGCCATGGCGGCAGGGCGTGTGAGTGGTGAATGTCATCATGGGCAGTGGCTGGATGTGGGTACGGTGGAACGACTGGCATTGGCGCGGGCGCAATATGCCGCCAAGCTGTAA
- the pdxA gene encoding 4-hydroxythreonine-4-phosphate dehydrogenase PdxA → MQKPLAITTGEPAGIGPELAIQLAQSNIPAPIVLLADRQLLLERASCVGIDPAIVATWPEYRAEVSAPVSILHIPLVVNSIAGQLDPQNSSYVLALLDRAIAGCMQGEFAAIVTAPLHKGVINDAKLGGYFSGHTEYLAEKTHTPQVVMMLAGQYGTDAKMMRVALATTHLPLKDVASAVTSDALRSTLRILQHDLQQHFGLAQPKIIVAGLNPHAGESGHMGREEMDIIIPVLEQLRAEGMHLIGPLPADTLFNPPILAQGDAVLAMYHDQGLPVLKFATFGAGINITLGLPIIRTSVDHGTALDLAGKGLAEVGSLIAATQLAATLAANT, encoded by the coding sequence ATGCAAAAACCATTGGCGATCACCACCGGAGAACCTGCAGGTATTGGCCCTGAGCTTGCAATACAATTAGCGCAGAGCAATATACCCGCACCTATCGTTTTATTGGCTGATCGCCAATTGCTGCTTGAGCGTGCCAGTTGCGTAGGGATTGACCCTGCCATTGTGGCGACTTGGCCTGAATATCGTGCCGAGGTCAGCGCCCCCGTTTCGATTTTGCACATCCCCTTAGTCGTCAACAGTATTGCCGGGCAACTTGATCCTCAAAATTCCAGCTATGTTTTGGCGCTACTTGATCGCGCCATTGCGGGTTGTATGCAAGGTGAGTTCGCCGCAATCGTTACTGCGCCCCTACACAAAGGGGTGATCAACGATGCCAAACTCGGCGGGTATTTCTCTGGACATACCGAATACCTTGCAGAAAAGACGCATACCCCACAGGTGGTGATGATGCTGGCCGGTCAATACGGCACAGATGCCAAGATGATGCGAGTCGCTTTGGCCACCACACATTTGCCACTCAAAGACGTCGCTAGCGCAGTGACTAGCGATGCATTACGCAGCACATTACGTATTTTGCAGCATGATTTACAGCAGCATTTTGGCTTAGCGCAACCCAAAATCATCGTCGCGGGGCTCAACCCACACGCCGGCGAAAGTGGCCATATGGGCCGTGAAGAAATGGATATCATCATTCCGGTACTTGAGCAGTTACGCGCCGAAGGCATGCACTTAATCGGACCACTCCCCGCTGATACTTTATTTAATCCGCCCATTTTGGCGCAAGGCGATGCGGTGTTGGCGATGTATCATGACCAAGGACTGCCGGTGTTAAAATTTGCCACCTTTGGTGCAGGCATCAATATCACGCTGGGCTTGCCGATCATTCGTACTTCAGTGGATCACGGCACCGCGCTCGACTTAGCCGGTAAAGGTCTCGCAGAGGTCGGCAGCCTGATTGCTGCGACTCAATTAGCCGCCACATTAGCGGCCAACACTTAA
- a CDS encoding glutamate/aspartate ABC transporter substrate-binding protein, giving the protein MKVLLPLAIAMSLLTTAHVGAEELSGTLKKVKESGVIVLGHRDSSIPFSYLANDAKPIGYSVDLSNKIVDAVKKELKMPNLQVRYNLVTSQTRIPLVQNGTVDVECGSTTNNIERQRQVAFSLGIFEIGTRLLTKKGGAIKDFSDLAGKNVVTTAGTTSERILKKMNEDKKMNMNIISAKDHGESFLMLESNRAVAFMMDDALLAGEMAKAKKPSEWEIVGKPQSYEIYGCLLRKDDPQFKKIVDGAIASTYKSGEINTIYKRWFESPVPPKGLNLNFPMSDDFKQLIAKPTDKSAEQM; this is encoded by the coding sequence ATGAAAGTATTACTTCCTCTCGCCATTGCAATGTCTCTACTCACCACCGCACACGTTGGCGCAGAAGAACTCAGCGGCACCTTAAAAAAAGTAAAAGAAAGTGGTGTCATTGTACTCGGTCATCGTGACTCATCGATTCCATTCTCTTATCTTGCTAATGATGCAAAACCGATTGGCTACTCAGTTGACCTCTCTAACAAAATCGTTGACGCAGTAAAGAAAGAACTTAAAATGCCGAACTTACAAGTTCGTTATAATTTAGTTACTTCACAAACCCGTATCCCACTAGTACAAAACGGCACCGTTGACGTTGAGTGTGGCTCAACCACCAACAATATTGAGCGCCAACGACAAGTTGCATTCTCATTAGGTATTTTTGAGATCGGCACGCGTCTTTTGACTAAAAAAGGCGGAGCAATTAAAGACTTCTCTGATTTGGCTGGCAAAAATGTCGTAACTACTGCTGGCACGACGTCTGAGCGCATTTTGAAAAAAATGAACGAAGACAAAAAAATGAATATGAATATCATCAGCGCCAAAGATCACGGCGAATCTTTCTTAATGCTTGAATCGAATCGCGCCGTTGCATTTATGATGGACGATGCTTTATTAGCCGGTGAAATGGCAAAAGCCAAAAAACCAAGCGAATGGGAAATCGTCGGCAAGCCACAATCATATGAAATTTATGGCTGCTTATTGCGTAAAGATGATCCGCAATTTAAAAAGATCGTTGATGGCGCCATTGCCAGCACTTATAAATCAGGTGAAATCAACACCATTTACAAACGCTGGTTTGAAAGCCCTGTTCCACCAAAAGGCTTAAACCTCAACTTCCCAATGTCAGATGATTTCAAACAATTAATCGCTAAGCCAACAGACAAATCAGCCGAGCAAATGTAA